From Enhydrobacter sp., the proteins below share one genomic window:
- a CDS encoding aminotransferase class III-fold pyridoxal phosphate-dependent enzyme: MSVQTLTQPIDELAAQARRVLPGGSFGNMPAEVILRDGRGGRIWDENGREYVDFLLGSGPMFIGHAHPEVTEAIQAQVPLGTTYFGNNRHGIALAEAIVEAVPCAEQVRFVCSGTEADLYAMRAARAFRRRDKILKFEGGYHGMSDYALMSMAPKNPGNFPRAIPDSAGIPRSVADEMLVAAFNDIDMVESLIREHADELAGVIVEPFQRLLPPQPGFLQALRRITAEHGIPLIFDEVVTGFRFAYGGAQEYYGVTPDLCTLGKIVGGGFALAAVCGRADIMKHFDKLAVADEDFLFQVGTLSGNPVASVAGLATLQVLKQPGSYDKVFATGRTLMAALSGLLETAGIPAQVVGEPPLFDVVFTGQPLKDYRDTLKGDKAIAGRFNQLLRERGIMKGESKYYVSLAHTQADIDHTVGAWKESIALLRS, encoded by the coding sequence ATGTCCGTCCAGACACTCACCCAACCGATCGACGAACTCGCCGCCCAGGCCAGGCGGGTGCTGCCGGGCGGCAGCTTCGGCAACATGCCGGCCGAGGTCATCCTGCGCGATGGAAGGGGTGGGCGGATCTGGGACGAGAACGGCCGGGAATACGTCGATTTCCTGCTGGGCTCGGGGCCGATGTTCATCGGCCACGCCCATCCCGAGGTGACTGAAGCGATCCAGGCGCAGGTGCCGCTCGGCACGACCTATTTCGGCAACAACCGCCACGGCATCGCGCTCGCCGAGGCGATCGTCGAGGCCGTGCCCTGCGCAGAGCAGGTGCGCTTCGTCTGTTCCGGCACCGAGGCCGATCTCTACGCCATGCGGGCGGCGCGCGCCTTCCGCCGGCGCGACAAGATCCTGAAGTTCGAGGGCGGCTATCACGGCATGAGCGACTATGCGCTGATGTCGATGGCGCCGAAGAACCCGGGCAACTTCCCGCGTGCGATTCCCGACTCGGCCGGCATTCCCAGGAGCGTCGCCGACGAGATGCTGGTGGCGGCGTTCAACGACATCGACATGGTCGAGAGCCTGATTCGAGAGCACGCCGACGAGCTGGCGGGCGTCATCGTCGAGCCGTTCCAGCGGCTGCTGCCGCCGCAGCCCGGCTTCCTGCAGGCGCTGCGCCGCATCACGGCGGAGCACGGCATCCCGCTGATCTTCGACGAGGTCGTGACCGGCTTCCGCTTCGCCTATGGCGGGGCGCAGGAATATTACGGCGTGACGCCCGATCTCTGCACCCTGGGCAAGATCGTGGGCGGCGGCTTCGCCCTCGCCGCGGTGTGCGGGCGCGCCGACATCATGAAGCATTTCGACAAGCTCGCCGTCGCCGACGAGGATTTCCTGTTCCAGGTCGGCACCTTGTCGGGCAACCCGGTCGCTTCGGTCGCGGGCCTGGCCACCTTGCAGGTGCTGAAGCAGCCGGGCAGCTACGACAAGGTGTTCGCCACGGGCCGCACCCTGATGGCGGCGTTGTCGGGCCTGCTGGAGACGGCCGGCATCCCGGCGCAGGTGGTGGGCGAGCCGCCGCTGTTCGACGTCGTGTTCACCGGCCAGCCGCTCAAGGACTATCGCGACACGCTCAAGGGCGACAAGGCGATCGCCGGACGCTTCAACCAGCTCCTGCGCGAGCGCGGCATCATGAAGGGCGAGAGCAAGTACTATGTCAGCCTGGCCCATACCCAGGCCGATATCGACCACACCGTCGGGGCGTGGAAGGAATCGATCGCCCTGCTCAGAAGCTG